The Polyangium mundeleinium genome contains the following window.
TCTGCGTCGATCCGGACACGCTCCACGACGTCATCGAGTTGGGACATGGCCCCCGAGTCTACCAGGGGCCAGCACGCCCGCGTCGGACAACGTCAGTACGACTTCGCGAACACCACCCGCTGCCGGCTCGGCTTGCCGGAGACGATGCAGCGCCCCTCTTCTTGGAGGTCCTTCGCGTCGGCCACGCCGTCGATGCCCGAGAGCGGGATGCAGCGGATCGTCACCTTGAACTTGTCCTTGAGATGCGCCTCGACCTCGGGCTCGCCCGACCAGTGCGCGAGCGCGAACCCGCCGTGGATCTCGGGTTTGTCCTCGTTCTTCGCCGTGAAGAACTTCTCGAAGTCCTTCATGTCGTCGATGCGCTTCGTGTTCGCGGCGCGGTGCTGCTTTGCCTTCGCGAGCAGACCGTTCTGGATGTCGGCGAGGATCTCGGGGATCTTCGTGACGAGCTCGGCGCGCCCGAGCGTCGCCTTGTCCTTCGTCCCGCGATCCCGACGCGCCACCATCACCACGTTGCCGTCGACGTCGCGCGGGCCGATCTCGATGCGGATCGGCGCGCCCTTCTTGATCCACTCCCACTGCTTGTCGCCGCCGCGGATGTCGCGCTTGTCGACCTCGACCTCGATCGGCCGCCCGCCGTAGCTCGTGCTGCGCAGCTCCGCAGCGACCGCGTCGACGTACTCCATCACCTTCGCCTTCGTGTCGTCGCCGCGCAGCACGGGCAGGATGACCACGTGCGCAGGCGCGAGCCGCGGCGGCAGGATGAGGCCGTCGTCATCCGCGTGCGTCATGAGCAGGCCGCCGATGAGCCGCGTCGACACGCCCCACGACGTCGTCCACGCGTACTCCTCGGTCTCCTTCGCCGTCTGGAACTTGATCCCGCTCGCCTTGGCAAAATTCTGCCCGAGGAAGTGCGACGTCCCGGCCTGCAGCGCCTTGCGGTCCTGCATCATCGCCTCGATCGCGAAGGTGTCGACCGCGCCGGGGAACCGCTCGCTCGCCGTCTTCGGCCCCTTGATCACGGGCATCGCCATGAACTCCTCGGCGAACGTCGTGTACACGTCGAGCATCTGCATCGTCTCCGCGCGCGCCTCCTCCTCGGTCGCGTGCGCCGTGTGCCCCTCTTGCCAGAGGAACTCCGTCGTCCGCAAAAAGAGCCGCGTGCGCAGCTCCCAGCGCACCACGTTCGCCCACTGGTTGATGAGCAGCGGCAGATCCCGGTAGCTCTGCACCCAGCTCGCGAACGCGGCTCCGATGATCGTCTCCGACGTCGGCCGCACGATGAGCGGCTCCTCGAGCTTCGCCTCGGGATCCGGCACGAGCCCGCCCTCGGGCCCCGCGACGAGCCGGTGGTGCGTCACGATCGCGCACTCCTTGGCGAACCCCTCGACGTGCTCGGCCTCTTTTTCGAGGAACGACTTCGGGATGAAGAGCGGGAAGTACGCGTTCTTGTGGCCCGTGGCCTTGAACATCCGGTCGAGCTCGCGCTGGATGTTCTCCCAGAGCGCGTAGCCCCACGGCTTGATCACCATGCAGCCGCGCACCGGCGAGCTCTCGGCGAGATCGGCGGCACGCACGACCTGCTGGTACCACTCGGCGTAGTCCTCGGCGCGGGTCGGGGTGATGGCAGTCTTCGGGGCGTCATTCTTGGCCACAGCGCGTTCCTCCGCGGCCGCCTCTATCACTTTTCCGGCGAGAGGGCGAACAAGCGAACACGAGCCGCCTCCGAACCCCCTCTCCGAAAAACGGGAACCGTGATAACCGTGGCGCGCCTTGGCCCACGACAAGCCCGAAGCGAGCGCGCCTGACGCGCACGGAAAAGACGGCCATCTCCAGCGCGGACCCCTCATCGCCATCGGCGGTGCGGAGGACAAAGTCGGCGCGCGGAATGTCCTGCGTGAAGTCGTCCGTCACGCCGGCGGCCCGAAACAAGCCCGGATCGCCGTCTTCCCCACGGCCTCCAGCATCCCCACCGAGCTCGCGGGGACGTACGAGGCGATCTTCCGCGAGCTCGGCGCCGACGTACACGTCGTGCGGATCGAGTCGCGCGCCGACGGCGAGGATCCGCGGATCCTCGCCCTCGTCAAAGAGATGACCGCGGTCTTCTTCACGGGCGGCGATCAAGGCCGCATCGTGACGATGCTCGGCGGCACCGAACTCGCGCGTACGATCCGCCGCGCGCACCGGAGTGGCTGCGTCGTCGCCGGCACCTCCGCGGGCGCGAGCGTCCTCTGCGACCACATGATCGCGCAGGGCAAGAAGGGCTACGCGCCGCGCCGCGAGCTCGTCATGCTCGCGCCCGGCCTCGGCCTCACGCGCAAGCTCGTCATCGACCAGCACTTCGCGCAGCGCCACCGGATCGGCCGGCTCTTCTCCGCCGTCGCGATGAACCCCTTCTTGATCGGCGTCGGCATCGACGAGGACACCGCGATCGTCCTGCGCTCCGACAAGAAGATGGACGTCATCGGCCGGGGCACGGTCACGATCATCGACGGCTCGAAGATCCAGCACACCGACATCCACGAGGTCCCGCGAAACTCGTCCGCGGCGCTGCTCGGGTTGTCCGTCCACGTCCTGACGCAGGGTTGCGGCTACGACATCGATGGCCGTCAGCCCTCGTGGCCATCCCGCAGCAAGGAGGCAACGTGAAACTGCTCGAAACGCGCGTCTACCGCGGCCCCAACCTCTACGGATACCGCCCCGTCATTCGCCTGACCCTCGACCTCGAGGAGCTCGAGCAGTACCCGAGCAACAAGATCCCCGGCTTCGTGGATCGGCTGCTCGCCGACGTGCCCACGCTGCACGAGCACGGCTGCTCCTACGGCGAGCCCGGCGGCTTCATCCGCAGGCTGCAGGACGGCACGTGGTTCGGGCACATCACCGAGCACATCGCGCTCGAGCTCCAGTGCCTCGCGGGCACGCCCGTCACGTACGGCAAGACGCGCACGGCGCACCGCGAGGGCGTCTACCACGTCGTCTACAGTTTTGAAGAAGAGTCGGTCGGCAGGCGCGCCGGTGAGCTCGCGCTGCGTTACTTGCAAGGCCTCCTGCCCGCGCACTTCCCCGATCACCTGCCGCCCCTCGCCGACCTGAACGCCGAGATCGAGAATCTCGCGCGGCTCGCGGAGCGCATGGCGCTCGGCCCGTCGACGCGCAGCCTCGTCGACGAGGCGAAGCGCCGCGGCATCCCGACGATGCGCCTCAACAAGCACAGCCTCGTGCAGTTCGGCTGGGGCACGCACCAGAAGCGCATCCAGGCCACGGTCACGAGCGAGACGCGGCACATCGCCGTGGAGATCGCGCAGGACAAGGAGCTCACGAACTCGCTGCTCGAGCGCGCGGGCCTGCCCGCGCCGCAGCAGGAGCGCGTCTACTCCGCGGACGAAGCCGTCGAGGCGGCCGAGCGCATCGGTTACCCCGTCGTCGTCAAGCCCATGGATCTCTCGCACGGCCGCGGCGTCGCGTTGAACCTCACGACGCCCGAGGCCGTGCGCGACGCGTACACGAAGGCGTACGACCTCTCGAGCTACGTCCTCGTCGAGACCTTCCAGCCCGGCAAGGATCACCGCGTGCTCGTGGTGAACGGCGAGGTCGTCGCCGTCTCCGAGCGCGTGCCGGGCCATGTCGTCGGCGACGGCAAGAGCACGATCAAGGAGCTCGTCGACGTCGTGAACACCGACCCGCGCCGCGGCGTGGGTCACGAAAAAGTCCTCACGCGGATCGAGATCGACGACCAGGCGAGCCGCCTCATGGGGCAGGCCGGCGTCACGCTGGAGACCGTGCTCCCCGCGGGCCAGGTCTTCGCGCTGCGCTCGACGGGCAACCTCTCCACGGGTGGCACCGCGATCGATCGCACCGACGTGATCCACCCGGACAACATCGACATCAGCGTGCGCGCCGCGAAGGTCGTCGGCCTCGACGTCGCGGGCATCGATCTCATCTGCCCCGACATCTCGAAGAGCGTGCGCGAGCACGGCGGCGTCATCGTCGAGATCAACGCGGCGCCCGGCTTCCGCATGCACGTCTCGCCGACCGTGGGCACGCCGCGCAACGTCGCGTCGCCCGTGCTCGAGATGCTCTTCCCGAACGGCGCGCCTGCGCGCATCCCACTCGCCGCGATCACCGGCACGAACGGCAAGACCACGACGAGCCGCATGGTCGCGCACATCCTCAAGATGAGCGGCAAGCGCACGGGCCTCACCACGACGGACGGCATCTACATCGACGGCGAGCGCATCCTGAAGGGCGACATGACAGGACCGTGGAGCGCGCGCGTCGTGCTCACGGATCCGACCGTGGAGGCCGCGGTGCTGGAGACGGCGCGCGGCGGCGTTCTTCGCGAAGGGCTCGGCTGGGATCGGTGCGACGTCGGCGCGGTGCTCAACGTCTCGGCCGATCACCTCGGCCTCGCGGGCATCGACACCGTCGAGGATCTCGCGTTCGTGAAGCGGCTCGTCGTGGAGGTCGTGCGGGACGGCGGCACGAGCGTGCTCAACGCCGACGACGAGCTCGTGCGCGAGATGGCGGACAAGGCAGGCGGCCGCGTCATGTGGTTCTCGCGCTCGCCTTCGAACGAGACCGTCCGCAAGCACGTGCGCGCGGGCGGCCGCGCGGTCGTGCTCGAGCAGGGCGTCAACGGCGACATGATCACGATCTACGACGGCGACCGGCACGTCCCGGTCACGTGGACGCACCTCGTCCCCGCCACGTTCGAGGGCAAGGCGAAGTTCAACGTCGAGAACGCGCTCGCGGCGGCGGCGATCGCCTTCTCGATGGGCATCTCGCTCGAACACATCCGCCAGGGCCTGCGCACCTTCACGACCTCGTTCTTCCAGGCGCCCGGGCGCTGCAACGTCTTCGACGAGCACCCGTTCCGCGTGATCGTCGACTACGGCCACAACGCAGCGGCGATGTCGAAGATGGCCGAGCTCGTCCTCGGCCTCCGCCGCGAGCGCTCGATCGGCGTGCTCATGGCCGCGGGGGATCGGCGCGACGACGACATCCGCGCGATCGGCCGCGAGGCAGCACGCGCGTTCGACGTGGTCATCGCGAAGGAGGACGCGTCGCGCAGGGGCAGGAAGCCCGGCGAGATCGCCTCGCTGCTCGCGGAGGGCGCGCGGGAGGCGGGCAAGGCCGAGGAGCAGATCCTGAAGAAGCTCGACGAGAAGGAGGCCGTGGACACGGCACTCGCAATGGCGCGGCCCGGCGACCTCGTGGTGCTGTTCGCGGACGACGTCACGGCCTGCTGGAAGCAGGTCATCTACTGGGGGAAGGAGCGCACGTCGCACCTGCCTTCCTTGCCGGACGAGGCCTGAACGTGAAATACGCCATTCTGACGCACGGGGGCGCGGCCTCGCCGCACGTCCATTCGGACGGCTGCGTGAAGGCCGCGGAGTCGGCACGCTCGGTGCTGGAGCGCGGCGGCGACGCGCTCGAAGCCGCGCTCGCGGCGACGGTGATCCTGGAGGACGATCCGCGCTTCAATGCGGGGACGGGCTCGAACCTACGTTTCGATGGGAAGACCATTGAAATGGACGCGTCCGTGATGACGAGCGACGCGAGGTTTGGCGC
Protein-coding sequences here:
- the proS gene encoding proline--tRNA ligase; this encodes MAKNDAPKTAITPTRAEDYAEWYQQVVRAADLAESSPVRGCMVIKPWGYALWENIQRELDRMFKATGHKNAYFPLFIPKSFLEKEAEHVEGFAKECAIVTHHRLVAGPEGGLVPDPEAKLEEPLIVRPTSETIIGAAFASWVQSYRDLPLLINQWANVVRWELRTRLFLRTTEFLWQEGHTAHATEEEARAETMQMLDVYTTFAEEFMAMPVIKGPKTASERFPGAVDTFAIEAMMQDRKALQAGTSHFLGQNFAKASGIKFQTAKETEEYAWTTSWGVSTRLIGGLLMTHADDDGLILPPRLAPAHVVILPVLRGDDTKAKVMEYVDAVAAELRSTSYGGRPIEVEVDKRDIRGGDKQWEWIKKGAPIRIEIGPRDVDGNVVMVARRDRGTKDKATLGRAELVTKIPEILADIQNGLLAKAKQHRAANTKRIDDMKDFEKFFTAKNEDKPEIHGGFALAHWSGEPEVEAHLKDKFKVTIRCIPLSGIDGVADAKDLQEEGRCIVSGKPSRQRVVFAKSY
- a CDS encoding cyanophycinase encodes the protein MAHDKPEASAPDAHGKDGHLQRGPLIAIGGAEDKVGARNVLREVVRHAGGPKQARIAVFPTASSIPTELAGTYEAIFRELGADVHVVRIESRADGEDPRILALVKEMTAVFFTGGDQGRIVTMLGGTELARTIRRAHRSGCVVAGTSAGASVLCDHMIAQGKKGYAPRRELVMLAPGLGLTRKLVIDQHFAQRHRIGRLFSAVAMNPFLIGVGIDEDTAIVLRSDKKMDVIGRGTVTIIDGSKIQHTDIHEVPRNSSAALLGLSVHVLTQGCGYDIDGRQPSWPSRSKEAT
- the cphA gene encoding cyanophycin synthetase, producing the protein MKLLETRVYRGPNLYGYRPVIRLTLDLEELEQYPSNKIPGFVDRLLADVPTLHEHGCSYGEPGGFIRRLQDGTWFGHITEHIALELQCLAGTPVTYGKTRTAHREGVYHVVYSFEEESVGRRAGELALRYLQGLLPAHFPDHLPPLADLNAEIENLARLAERMALGPSTRSLVDEAKRRGIPTMRLNKHSLVQFGWGTHQKRIQATVTSETRHIAVEIAQDKELTNSLLERAGLPAPQQERVYSADEAVEAAERIGYPVVVKPMDLSHGRGVALNLTTPEAVRDAYTKAYDLSSYVLVETFQPGKDHRVLVVNGEVVAVSERVPGHVVGDGKSTIKELVDVVNTDPRRGVGHEKVLTRIEIDDQASRLMGQAGVTLETVLPAGQVFALRSTGNLSTGGTAIDRTDVIHPDNIDISVRAAKVVGLDVAGIDLICPDISKSVREHGGVIVEINAAPGFRMHVSPTVGTPRNVASPVLEMLFPNGAPARIPLAAITGTNGKTTTSRMVAHILKMSGKRTGLTTTDGIYIDGERILKGDMTGPWSARVVLTDPTVEAAVLETARGGVLREGLGWDRCDVGAVLNVSADHLGLAGIDTVEDLAFVKRLVVEVVRDGGTSVLNADDELVREMADKAGGRVMWFSRSPSNETVRKHVRAGGRAVVLEQGVNGDMITIYDGDRHVPVTWTHLVPATFEGKAKFNVENALAAAAIAFSMGISLEHIRQGLRTFTTSFFQAPGRCNVFDEHPFRVIVDYGHNAAAMSKMAELVLGLRRERSIGVLMAAGDRRDDDIRAIGREAARAFDVVIAKEDASRRGRKPGEIASLLAEGAREAGKAEEQILKKLDEKEAVDTALAMARPGDLVVLFADDVTACWKQVIYWGKERTSHLPSLPDEA